One Cydia pomonella isolate Wapato2018A chromosome 14, ilCydPomo1, whole genome shotgun sequence DNA segment encodes these proteins:
- the LOC133525331 gene encoding uncharacterized protein LOC133525331, which produces MEEEICLDLLIDEIEKRDAIWNLNSKQYSNKIIKRRSWEELVLIFCNHDDSEEKKKNLGKLKFYFISKYILNHIFLPIKKWKNLRDSYVKEIKKTKLKSGSSASTTSTFAYLQRLSFLKPVLNKKITDNSLDNEETPVNVELNSMNNSASPTEKVPRKKYKLHPADEHFANIIEKSLNRKNEEERKEDDEDKLFCLSLVKEIKKVPDHKRLKLKIEMYNLLERYQSGQPVENYQSVTHASIPQTHSTSGVSQQYNNKPERHFRSYSLNTGSQYTDTLRFSAPGSSRQYGYSTASYISPASNESQATRC; this is translated from the exons ATGGAGGAGGAAATATGTCTCGATTTACTTATTGACGAAATTGAAAAAAGAGATGCGATTTGGAATCTTAATTCGAAGCaatattctaataaaataataaagagaaGGTCATGGGaagaattagttttaatattttgcaaCCATGATGACTCGgaagagaaaaagaaaaacttgggtaagttaaaattttattttatttctaagtaCATACTAAATCATATTTTCTTGCCAATC AAAAAGTGGAAGAATCTGCGAGATAGTTatgtaaaagaaataaaaaaaacaaaattgaaatcTGGTTCGTCAGCATCAACGACATCTACGTTTGCCTATTTGCAAAGATTGTCATTTCTTAAAccagtattaaataaaaaaataactgataatAGCTTAGACAATGAGGAAACACCAGTAAACGTTGAATTAAATAGCATGAACAATAGTGCATCTCCGACAGAAAAGGTGCCACGGAAGAAATACAAACTTCATCCAGCTGACGAGCATTTTGCAAACATTAtagaaaaaagtttaaatagaaAGAATGAAGAAGAAAGGAAAGAAGATGAtgaagataaactgttttgtctTTCATTAGTTAAGGAGATCAAAAAAGTTCCTGATCATAagcgtttaaaattaaaaattgaaatgtataatttattagaACGTTACCAGTCTGGCCAACCGGTTGAAAACTACCAGTCTGTTACTCATGCCTCTATTCCTCAAACCCATTCAACTTCAGGTGTCTcacaacaatataataataagccGGAACGACACTTCAGGAGCTATTCATTAAACACTGGTTCTCAATATACTGACACGTTGAGGTTCTCTGCCCCAGGATCTTCGAGACAATATGGCTATAGCACTGCTTCTTACATTTCACCTGCCTCAAATGAATCACAAGCAACAAGATGTTAA